One segment of Solanum stenotomum isolate F172 chromosome 1, ASM1918654v1, whole genome shotgun sequence DNA contains the following:
- the LOC125853421 gene encoding DEAD-box ATP-dependent RNA helicase 41, translated as MESSVAAENDSNPPEDNVKERCWDQREALPGEPRCVVCGRYGEYICDETDDDICSLECKGILLSRLAKLRKPTSRPCPVKLPATDECYYVRDNDKSEVNPLTTDQTELLRRKLDILVKGDTTPPPILSFASCKLPQKLLENIEVAGYEMPTPVQMQAIPAALARQSLLVSAETGSGKTGSFLIPIVSQCAKFNEEHFQNQQQPLAMVLTPTRELCIQVEDQAKVLGKGLPFKTALVVGGDAMAGQLHRIQQGVSLIVGTPGRLIDLLTKHEIELDTISILVLDEVDCMLQRGFREQVMQIFTALSQPQVLMYSATIPKDIEKMASLMAKKVTVISVGKPNKPNQAVKQLAIWVDSKRKKQKLFDILMSKQHYKPPVIVFVDSRLGADLLSKAITVSTGLKALSIHGEKSMKDRREIVRSFLVGEIPVIVATGVLGRGIDLLTVKQVIVFDMPNSIKEYVHQVGRASRMGEEGTSIVFVNEENKKLFPQLVEALKTSGAAIPRELANSRYSVGSFSAGRGQKKRKHGF; from the exons ATGGAAAGTTCTGTAGCTGCAGAAAATGATAGTAATCCCCCAG AGGATAATGTGAAGGAGAGGTGTTGGGACCAAAGAGAGGCGCTGCCGGGTGAGCCTCGATGTGTCGTATGTGGCCGCTATGGTGAGTACATTTGCGATGAGACTGATGATGATATTTGTAGCTTGGAatgcaaaggtatattgttgtCGCGACTTGCAAAATTGCGGAAACCAACTTCTCGTCCATGTCCTGTGAAGTTACCAGCAACTGATGAGTGCTATTATGTAAGGGATAATGATAAATCTGAAGTGAATCCACTAACAACTGACCAGACTGAACTTCTGAGAAGGAAACTTGATATTCTTGTGAAGGGAGATACTACACCGCCTCCCATCTTGTCATTTGCTTCTTGCAAGCTACCTCAGAAGCTTCTCGAGAATATTGAAGTTGCTGGTTATGAAATGCCAACTCCTGTTCAAATGCAAGCAATCCCTGCTGCTTTAGCACGGCAAAGCTTGCTTGTTTCAGCGGAGACTGGTTCTGGTAAAACTGGCTCTTTTCTAATTCCTATTGTTTCTCAGTGTGCAAAATTCAATGAAGAGCATTTCCAAAACCAGCAACAACCATTAGCTATGGTTCTCACACCTACTAGAGAACTCTGCATACAGGTAGAGGATCAAGCTAAGGTGCTCGGGAAGGGTTTGCCATTCAAAACTGCATTGGTGGTAGGTGGTGATGCCATGGCAGGACAGCTCCACCGCATCCAGCAGGGAGTATCTTTAATTGTGGGAACTCCTGGAAGGCTCATTGACCTTTTAACGAAACACGAGATTGAACTGGATACTATTTCAATTCTTGTTCTTGATGAAGTTGATTGCATGCTCCAAAGAGGTTTCCGTGAGCAGGTGATGCAGATTTTTACGGCTCTGTCTCAACCTCAAGTGTTAATGTATTCCGCTACAATTCCTAAAGACATAGAGAAAATGGCAAGCTTAATGGCGAAAAAAGTTACTGTCATCTCTGTTGGGAAGCCAAATAAACCTAATCAGGCTGTCAAGCAGTTAGCTATTTGGGTTGACTCGAAACGGAAGAAGCAAAAgctttttgatattttgatgaGCAAGCAGCATTACAAGCCACCAGTTATTGTATTTGTGGATTCTCGACTCGGAGCAGATCTCCTTTCTAAAGCAATAACAGTAAGTACTGGGCTAAAAGCATTATCAATTCATGGTGAGAAATCCATGAAGGATAGGAGAGAAATTGTAAGATCATTTCTAGTTGGAGAAATTCCAGTTATTGTGGCCACAGGAGTGTTGGGTCGAGGAATTGATCTGTTGACTGTGAAACAGGTTATTGTGTTTGATATGCCAAATTCCATCAAGGAGTATGTGCACCAGGTGGGAAGGGCATCTAGAATGGGGGAGGAAGGTACATCAATTGTCTTTGTGAATGAAGAGAACAAGAAATTGTTTCCCCAGTTGGTTGAAGCTCTTAAAACATCTGGTGCTGCAATTCCCCGAGAGCTTGCTAATTCACGGTATTCTGTTGGCTCTTTCTCTGCTGGCAGAGGTCAGAAAAAACGAAAACATGGTTTCTGA
- the LOC125853424 gene encoding probable plastid-lipid-associated protein 12, chloroplastic, whose translation MTTIMEIGNLGVGFRPQIAINSTRKWRCKQFLGQKMQNKKSFLLVCSVASKVCSFSEEENGLIEALIGIQGRGRAASPQQLQEVERAVKVLEGSEGVSEPTSSSLIEGRWQLMFTTRPGSASPIQRTFVGVDSFSVFQEVFLRTNDQRVSNIVKFSEAIGELKVEALATIKDGNRILFQFDRAAFSFKFLPFKVPYPVPFRLLGDEAKGWLDTTYLSPSGNLRISRGNKGTTFVLQRETEPRQKLLSSISTGTRVEKAIDEFISLNQNVANPELELLEGEWQMIWSSQVETDSWLENAGNGLMGNQIVKPDGQLKFLVGILFGIRFSMTGKYEKSGSNTYDVIMDDGAILAGMYGIPVEMESKFTIEILYTDDKIRISRGYNKILFVHVRVDGSKKKS comes from the exons ATGACAACAATAATGGAAATTGGGAATTTGGGTGTTGGATTTAGGCCTCAAATTGCGATAAATTCGACTCGAAAATGGCGTTGCAAGCAATTTCTTGGTCAAAAAATGCAAAACAAGAAGAGTTTTTTGCTTGTATGCTCTGTTGCAAGTAAAGTTTGTTCTTTTagtgaagaagaaaatggaCTAATTGAAGCTCTTATTGGTATTCAAGGCCGCGGTCGCGCTGCTTCACCTCAACAACTTCAA GAGGTTGAACGTGCTGTTAAAGTTCTCGAAGGATCAGAAGGTGTTTCTGAACCA ACAAGCTCGAGTTTGATAGAGGGTCGGTGGCAGCTGATGTTCACGACTAGGCCAGGATCAGCATCTCCTATTCAG AGAACATTTGTTGGGGTTGACTCATTCAGTGTATTTCAAGAAGTGTTCCTTAGAACGAACGATCAACGTGTATCCAACATTGTTAAGTTTTCTGAGGCAATAGGTGAGCTGAAAGTAGAG GCACTTGCAACAATTAAAGACGGAAACCGTATTCTTTTCCAGTTTGATAGAGCAGCTTTTTCGTTCAAATTTCTACCGTTCAAGGTTCCGTATCCTGTACCTTTTAGACTTCTGGGAGATGAAGCTAAGGGCTGGTTAGACACAACATATTTGTCTCCATCCGGGAATCTCCGCATTTCAAGAGGAAACAAG GGAACTACATTTGTGCTGCAAAGGGAAACTGAACCAAGGCAAAAGTTGCTTTCGTCCATTTCAACGGGGACAAGGGTAGAAAAG GCAATTGACGAGTTTATTTCCTTAAACCAAAATGTCGCGAATCCTGAACTGGAACTCCTCGAGGGAGAGTGGCAAATGATATGGAGTTCACAG GTTGAAACAGATAGTTGGTTAGAGAATGCTGGCAACGGTCTGATGGGAAATCAG ATTGTCAAACCAGATGGACAGTTGAAGTTCCTCGTTGGCATATTGTTCGGTATTAGGTTCTCCATGACTGGCAAATATGA GAAATCTGGAAGTAACACGTACGATGTCATAATGGATGATGGAGCAATCCTGGCTGGTATGTATGGAATTCCAGTAGAAATGGAAAGCAAGTTCACCATAGAAATACT ATATACCGATGACAAGATCAGAATTTCACGCGGCTACAACAAAATTCTCTTTGTCCATGTACGCGTAGACGGATCCAAGAAGAAGTCATGA
- the LOC125853436 gene encoding protein NDR1-like: protein MSDSRACSCVKLIVSLGVTALVLWLILRTTKPKCSIGDVYVQGLDKSINSNNNRTNRDNHISFQLNLKNEMKDKSVRYDNITLSFYYGTNMSYPLGNFTFDKFKQGKDKEASKSGMIEAHNMPWDNAIKAVSNNSKAIIRVDVSTKIRYKIIFWYTKRHHYFVENKVEIDDSGKSSAQQISCCFGIFGFLLFVILSFLL, encoded by the coding sequence ATGTCGGATTCACGTGCTTGTAGTTGTGTCAAATTGATAGTGAGTTTAGGCGTCACAGCTCTGGTCCTATGGTTAATTCTACGTACCACGAAGCCCAAATGTTCCATCGGAGATGTTTACGTGCAAGGCCTTGACAAATCAATCAACTCCAACAACAACAGGACGAATCGTGACAACCATATATCATTTCAActaaatttgaagaatgaaatGAAGGACAAATCTGTTCGTTACGACAACATTACCCTTAGTTTTTACTATGGTACAAATATGAGTTACCCTCTAGGTAATTTTacatttgataaatttaaaCAAGGTAAAGATAAAGAAGCATCTAAAAGTGGCATGATTGAGGCACATAATATGCCATGGGATAATGCAATTAAGGCtgtttcaaataattctaaGGCAATTATTAGAGTTGATGTGAGTACTAAAATTAggtacaaaattatattttggtatactaaAAGACATCATTATTTTGTGGAAAATAAAGTTGAAATTGATGATAGTGGTAAATCTAGTGCACAACAAATTAGTTGTTGTTTTgggatttttggatttttattatttgtaattttgtcATTTCTACTTTAA
- the LOC125853443 gene encoding peroxidase N-like translates to MKIRPCNFILYFQIVIFLVLFVGVNSQLTPNFYLKTCPNLLRVVRKEVQSAIKNEIRMAVSLLRLHFHDCFVNGCDASLLLDGNSCTSEKFTPGNLNSARGYEVIDNIKTVVENTCSGVVSCADILAIAARDSVLLSGGPFWKVLLGRRDGLAANFSGSSNGLPAPFDHLNTIISKFQDVGLNLTDVVSLSGAHTIGLARCTTFDNRLRNFNGTSSPDTTLDTTLVSELQNLCPSTSDGNNTTPLDRNSTNLFDNHYFKNLINGRGLLESDQILFSSDDAITTTTKTLVETYSNSSKFFFNDFVNSMIKMGNISPLTGSNGQIRTNCRVVN, encoded by the exons ATGAAGATTAGAccttgtaattttattttatatttccaAATTGTGATTTTCTTGGTGTTATTTGTAGGTGtgaattctcaattaacaccaaatttttacttaaaaacaTGTCCAAATCTTCTTAgagttgttcgtaaagaagttCAAAGTGCAATCAAGAATGAAATAAGAATGGCTGTTTCTTTGCTCCGTCTTCACTTCCACGATTGCTTTGTCAAT GGTTGTGATGCATCATTGTTGTTGGATGGAAATAGTTGTACAAGTGAGAAGTTTACTCCAGGAAATTTGAACTCAGCAAGAGGATATGAAGTGATAGACAATATAAAAACTGTTGTTGAGAATACATGTAGTGGAGTTGTTTCTTGTGCAGATATATTAGCTATAGCTGCAAGAGATTCAGTGTTACTG agtGGAGGGCCATTTTGGAAGGTGTTATTAGGGAGAAGAGATGGATTAGCTGCTAATTTTTCTGGATCAAGTAATGGACTTCCAGCACCATTTGATCATCTTAATacaattatttctaaattccAGGATGTTGGATTAAACTTAACAGATGTTGTGAGCCTATCAG GTGCACATACAATTGGATTAGCAAGGTGTACAACATTTGACAATAGATTAAGAAACTTCAATGGGACAAGTTCACCAGACACAACATTAGACACAACCTTAGTAAGTGAACTTCAAAATTTGTGTCCATCCACAAGTGATGGAAACAACACAACCCCACTTGATAGAAATTCCACAAATTTATTTGACAATCATTATTTCAAGAATTTGATTAATGGAAGAGGACTTCTTGAATCAGACCAAATCTTGTTCTCTAGTGATGATgctataacaacaacaacaaaaacccTAGTTGAGACATATAGTAATAGCTCTAAGTTTTTCTTCAATGACTTTGTTAATTCCATGATTAAGATGGGAAATATTAGTCCTTTGACTGGATCGAACGGTCAAATCAGGACGAACTGTAGGgttgttaattaa
- the LOC125853437 gene encoding protein NDR1-like, translating to MSDSRARDCVKLILSLGVTALVLWLILRTTKPKCSIGDVYVQGLDKSINSNNNRTNRDNHISFQLNLKNEMKDKSVRYDNIILSFYYGTNMSYPLGNFTFDKFKQGKDKEASKSGMIEAHNMPWDNAIKAVSNNSKAIIRVDVSTKIRYKIIFWYTKRHHYFVENKVEIDDSGKSSAQQISCCFGIFGFLLFVILSFLL from the coding sequence ATGTCGGATTCACGTGCTCGTGATTGTGTCAAATTGATATTGAGTTTAGGCGTCACAGCTCTGGTCCTATGGTTAATTCTACGTACCACGAAGCCCAAATGTTCCATCGGAGATGTTTACGTGCAAGGCCTTGACAAATCAATCAACTCCAACAACAACAGGACGAATCGTGACAACCATATATCATTTCAActaaatttgaagaatgaaatGAAGGACAAATCTGTTCGTTACGACAACATTATCCTTAGTTTTTACTATGGTACAAATATGAGTTACCCTCTAGGTAATTTTacatttgataaatttaaaCAAGGTAAAGATAAAGAAGCATCTAAAAGTGGCATGATTGAGGCACATAATATGCCATGGGATAATGCAATTAAGGCtgtttcaaataattctaaGGCAATTATTAGAGTTGACGTGAGTACTAAAATTAggtacaaaattatattttggtatactaaAAGACATCATTATTTTGTGGAAAATAAAGTTGAAATTGATGATAGTGGTAAATCTAGTGCACAACAAATTAGTTGTTGTTTTgggatttttggatttttattatttgtaattttgtcATTTCTACTTTAA